One Dehalococcoidia bacterium DNA window includes the following coding sequences:
- the rimM gene encoding ribosome maturation factor RimM (Essential for efficient processing of 16S rRNA), whose product MTPEAPEFDPETAVTVGRIVAPHGVHGEVRVEVSSDFPKRFEKGATLWLEGAPVRVVRSRVQGKALLLTLEGVSDRAAAERLRGRALQAPRLQDLGEDTYYRDDLIGLKAVTPAGETLGVVQDIFSTGSNDVFVVKSERGELLLPATDDVVREVDITGGRMVVEVIEGLEWTRPPASQARRAPRTRRRRA is encoded by the coding sequence TTGACCCCCGAGGCCCCAGAGTTTGATCCCGAGACGGCGGTGACGGTCGGCCGCATCGTCGCGCCTCACGGCGTGCACGGCGAGGTCCGAGTCGAGGTCTCGAGCGACTTCCCGAAGCGGTTCGAGAAGGGGGCGACGCTGTGGCTGGAGGGCGCCCCGGTTCGCGTGGTGCGCAGCCGAGTCCAGGGTAAGGCCCTTCTCCTCACTCTCGAGGGTGTCAGCGACCGGGCAGCCGCGGAGCGCCTGAGGGGCCGCGCGCTGCAGGCCCCTCGTCTCCAGGACCTCGGCGAGGACACCTACTACCGGGACGACCTCATCGGCCTGAAGGCGGTGACGCCGGCCGGAGAGACGCTCGGCGTGGTGCAGGACATCTTCTCGACCGGCTCGAACGACGTCTTCGTCGTGAAGAGCGAGCGCGGCGAACTCTTGTTGCCGGCGACGGACGACGTCGTGCGCGAAGTGGACATAACGGGCGGGCGCATGGTCGTAGAGGTGATCGAGGGGCTGGAGTGGACGCGGCCCCCGGCGAGTCAGGCCCGCCGGGCGCCGAGAACACGCCGACGCCGCGCCTGA
- the ffh gene encoding signal recognition particle protein, which produces MFDALSEKLQRVFSRLSSHGTVTEKDLDEALREVRVALLEADVNFRVVREFVNSVRERALGAQVLQSLTGPQQVIKIVNEELTKMLGGAQATLVTAPTPPSVVLLLGLKGAGKTTFAAKLGLYLRKQGGKPMLVAADPYRVAASQQLQTLGRQFGLHVFTGDLSDRARFAREAIAEARRVAATAIIVDSAGYLQLDEDVVEEIQELESAFKPHETLLVVDAMTGQEAVHVAEEFGKAAPITGFVLTKLDGDARGGAALSIRAMTGLPVKFIGTGERADALEPFHPERFASRLLGMGDVLTLIERAQEAIGQDTVVEMGRRMKARQFDLNDMFMQLRQVQKMGNIGDLLSMIPGLSGVKAKLQATNLDDSFFKHAEAVYLSMTPEERKHPEIINGSRRRRIAAGSGTTPHDVNQLLKQWKEARKMMQSMASGRMARLLGIR; this is translated from the coding sequence ATGTTTGACGCGCTTAGCGAGAAACTTCAGCGCGTATTCAGCCGCCTTTCCAGCCACGGCACCGTTACCGAGAAGGACCTCGACGAGGCCCTGCGCGAGGTGAGGGTCGCGCTGCTGGAGGCGGACGTGAATTTCCGCGTCGTGCGCGAGTTCGTGAACTCGGTGCGGGAACGCGCCCTGGGCGCGCAGGTGCTGCAGTCCCTGACGGGGCCGCAGCAGGTGATCAAGATCGTCAACGAAGAGCTGACGAAAATGCTGGGGGGCGCACAGGCAACGCTCGTTACTGCCCCGACGCCGCCCAGCGTGGTCCTGCTCCTTGGACTCAAGGGAGCGGGCAAGACGACCTTCGCGGCGAAGCTCGGGCTGTACCTGCGCAAGCAGGGCGGCAAGCCGATGTTGGTGGCGGCCGACCCCTACCGCGTCGCGGCCAGCCAGCAGCTGCAGACGCTGGGCCGCCAGTTTGGGCTCCACGTCTTTACCGGCGACCTCAGCGACCGCGCTCGCTTCGCGCGCGAGGCCATCGCGGAGGCAAGGCGCGTCGCGGCGACCGCGATCATCGTCGACTCGGCCGGCTATCTCCAGTTGGATGAGGACGTCGTCGAGGAGATCCAGGAGCTGGAGTCGGCGTTCAAGCCCCATGAGACGCTGCTCGTCGTGGACGCAATGACGGGGCAGGAAGCCGTCCACGTGGCAGAGGAGTTCGGGAAGGCGGCGCCGATCACCGGGTTCGTGCTCACCAAGCTGGACGGCGACGCTCGTGGCGGCGCGGCGCTCTCGATCAGGGCGATGACCGGCCTGCCGGTGAAGTTCATCGGCACCGGCGAACGGGCCGACGCCCTCGAGCCGTTCCATCCGGAGCGCTTCGCGTCGCGTCTCCTGGGAATGGGAGACGTCCTGACTCTGATCGAGCGCGCCCAGGAGGCCATCGGCCAGGACACCGTCGTGGAGATGGGCCGGCGCATGAAGGCGCGTCAGTTCGACCTCAACGACATGTTCATGCAGTTGCGCCAGGTGCAGAAGATGGGCAACATCGGCGACCTGCTGAGCATGATCCCCGGTCTGAGCGGCGTGAAGGCGAAGCTTCAGGCCACGAACCTGGACGACAGCTTCTTCAAGCACGCCGAGGCGGTGTACCTCTCGATGACGCCGGAGGAGCGCAAGCATCCGGAGATCATCAATGGCAGCCGGCGGCGGCGGATCGCCGCGGGAAGCGGCACGACGCCTCATGACGTGAACCAACTGCTGAAGCAGTGGAAGGAAGCCAGGAAGATGATGCAGAGCATGGCTTCCGGCCGCATGGCGCGCCTGCTCGGCATCCGCTAG
- a CDS encoding KH domain-containing protein — translation MKELVEYMARNLVEHEDQVVVTDDFDGHRHVLHLDVAESDMGKVIGRGGRVAEAMRALLKVAAAKQDTRAVLDIGD, via the coding sequence ATGAAGGAGCTCGTCGAGTACATGGCGCGAAACCTGGTCGAGCACGAGGACCAGGTGGTAGTGACGGACGACTTCGACGGGCACCGCCATGTACTGCACCTGGATGTGGCGGAGTCTGACATGGGGAAGGTGATCGGGCGCGGCGGCCGCGTCGCCGAAGCCATGCGCGCGCTCCTGAAGGTCGCCGCCGCGAAGCAGGACACGCGCGCCGTCCTCGACATCGGAGATTGA
- the larE gene encoding ATP-dependent sacrificial sulfur transferase LarE, producing the protein MIAPGLQAKHDHLLGLLREMGSAVVAFSGGVDSTLVAAAAFDALGPRALAVTGVSPAVPASEVEEAKALARLIGIEHRLIETHEMDRAGYVENSPQRCFHCKDELYGLLEAMTRIDGYDFVVDGCNVDDLGDHRPGRQAATLHNVRSPLVEAGLTKAEVRELSRERGLPTWDKPAMACLASRIPYGSPVTVEALDQVEAAEEFLRSLGLRQLRVRHHGQVARIELDEAGMSVLMRGGRRQAVNARLRELGFTYVTLDLGGFRSGSMNEVLKPHAT; encoded by the coding sequence GTGATCGCACCCGGCCTCCAAGCCAAGCACGACCACCTTCTCGGCCTGCTGCGGGAGATGGGCTCCGCCGTCGTCGCCTTCTCCGGCGGCGTGGACAGCACCCTCGTGGCCGCCGCCGCCTTCGATGCCCTCGGGCCCAGGGCCCTCGCCGTCACGGGCGTGTCCCCCGCCGTCCCGGCGAGCGAGGTCGAAGAGGCGAAGGCGCTCGCCAGGCTCATCGGCATAGAGCACCGACTCATCGAGACCCACGAAATGGACCGCGCTGGTTATGTCGAGAACTCCCCTCAGCGCTGCTTCCACTGCAAGGACGAACTGTACGGGCTCCTGGAAGCCATGACCCGCATCGATGGCTACGACTTCGTGGTCGACGGCTGTAACGTAGACGACCTCGGCGACCACCGCCCCGGCCGCCAGGCTGCGACCCTCCATAACGTGCGCAGCCCGCTTGTCGAGGCCGGCCTGACGAAGGCGGAGGTCCGCGAGCTTTCGCGCGAGCGCGGCCTCCCCACCTGGGACAAACCCGCCATGGCCTGCCTCGCCTCGCGCATCCCCTACGGCTCCCCGGTCACCGTCGAAGCGCTGGACCAGGTCGAAGCGGCGGAGGAGTTCCTGCGTTCCCTCGGCCTGCGCCAGCTCCGCGTCCGCCACCACGGCCAGGTCGCCCGCATCGAGCTGGACGAGGCCGGCATGTCGGTGCTCATGCGCGGCGGACGGCGCCAGGCCGTTAACGCCCGGCTCCGCGAGCTCGGCTTCACTTATGTCACGCTGGACCTGGGCGGCTTCCGCTCCGGCAGCATGAACGAGGTCCTCAAGCCCCACGCGACCTGA
- a CDS encoding nitronate monooxygenase: MTTASSLHTPVCDLLGIEYPVFGFNHSIDVTVEVSRAGGIGVYGATRRTPEEIRQDLRTIRERLGDRPFGVDLVLPSGMPERNNREDIEAQIPDGHREFVEGIYDKYRVKRDRLPGARSRFVRSNEVAHRQIEAVLESDVDLFACGIGSPPEAIAAAHAKGKKVVSLVGAPKHARRVKDAGVDIIVAQGYDAGAHTGEIGTFSLVPQVVDIAGDTPVLAAGGVATGRHVAAALAMGAQGVWIGTAWLFTKENHTDPIILQKLIEAGPEDTVISRADSGKTLRQIRTAWSEEWAQEEAPRPLRMPYQDILVGDLLGAIQRQRVEPLMHSPAGQGVAHFRAETTVAAVMERLLAETQSALTRLRVL; encoded by the coding sequence GTGACAACCGCATCCAGCCTGCACACCCCCGTCTGCGACCTGCTTGGGATCGAATACCCGGTCTTCGGCTTCAACCACAGCATCGACGTCACTGTCGAGGTGTCAAGAGCTGGCGGCATCGGCGTCTACGGGGCCACACGCCGGACTCCGGAGGAAATTCGCCAGGACCTCCGGACCATCCGCGAGCGCCTTGGCGACAGGCCCTTCGGGGTTGACCTGGTGCTGCCCTCAGGCATGCCAGAGCGGAACAACCGCGAGGACATCGAGGCCCAGATACCGGACGGCCACCGCGAGTTTGTCGAGGGCATCTACGACAAATATCGCGTGAAGCGTGACCGCCTCCCGGGCGCCCGATCTCGCTTCGTGCGCTCCAACGAAGTGGCGCACCGCCAAATAGAGGCCGTCCTGGAATCGGACGTTGACCTCTTCGCCTGCGGCATAGGCAGCCCGCCGGAGGCGATTGCTGCCGCTCACGCGAAGGGCAAGAAAGTCGTGTCCCTCGTCGGGGCGCCGAAGCACGCGCGCCGGGTCAAGGACGCCGGCGTCGATATCATCGTCGCCCAGGGCTACGACGCCGGCGCTCACACCGGAGAGATCGGCACCTTCTCGCTCGTACCTCAGGTGGTCGACATCGCCGGCGACACGCCCGTGCTGGCTGCCGGGGGCGTCGCCACTGGCCGTCACGTAGCGGCCGCTCTGGCGATGGGCGCCCAGGGCGTTTGGATCGGCACGGCCTGGCTCTTTACGAAGGAGAACCACACTGACCCCATCATCCTGCAGAAGCTGATCGAGGCCGGGCCGGAGGACACCGTGATCTCGCGCGCCGACAGCGGTAAGACGCTGCGCCAGATCCGCACCGCCTGGAGCGAAGAGTGGGCCCAGGAGGAAGCGCCGCGGCCCTTGCGCATGCCCTACCAGGACATCCTGGTCGGCGACCTGCTCGGCGCGATACAGCGCCAGCGCGTGGAGCCGCTAATGCACAGCCCGGCGGGCCAGGGCGTCGCCCACTTCCGGGCGGAGACGACAGTCGCTGCCGTGATGGAACGCTTGCTCGCTGAGACCCAGTCGGCCCTGACCCGTCTGCGCGTGCTCTGA
- the rpsP gene encoding 30S ribosomal protein S16 gives MLKIRLARVGKKKQPTYRVVVADARAARDGAVVEVIGHYNPRLVPKVIEIDAEKARDWMRKGAQPTDTVSRLLKAQGIER, from the coding sequence ATGCTGAAGATCCGGCTGGCGCGGGTGGGAAAGAAGAAGCAGCCCACGTACCGCGTCGTCGTCGCGGACGCCCGGGCCGCCCGCGATGGGGCAGTGGTGGAGGTAATCGGACACTACAATCCGCGCCTGGTGCCGAAGGTCATCGAGATCGACGCTGAGAAGGCGCGGGACTGGATGCGCAAAGGCGCCCAGCCGACGGACACGGTCTCGCGGCTGCTCAAGGCGCAGGGAATCGAGCGCTAG
- a CDS encoding ABC transporter substrate-binding protein: MASAAAVLAACGGGDGSPSAPRDASGLLSFPVDTTAKARPGGTYKGYLPSDVPSMDPLSSNSVFTQAYVAFGTYPRLLKFAYAKHPDSPTGELEGDAAESFEMSGDKLQLTMRVRQGMKWDSRTPTNGRLLDADDVVFSWNKFARISPFATELVYKADTNPNAPVESISSPDPRTVIFKLKAPDASTLPLFAYQRGFWVMPRESDGGFDPKGEVRGYGPWLLADHKPSASFTWSKNPDYYVRGRPFYDRIEQPIVPEYATQLAQFKAGNIYPGVTRQEDVVQTKRDVPALEMRQGTNFTTAMGFLWFGYEGNSPFKDVRVRQAVALLYDRETLIDVVGNRERFRTDGLEVPARYNTVVAGGWEGFWLDPQDEKKFGDGAKYFKSDPAEAKKLLSAAGFANGLDTELIYNGATNYGTTYHKIAEVLAGMFSDGGVRAKLGPKEYQNDWLPNYYYAYSQAANPGKAPPGFNGIGHVPGTVYPTVASAIFANMHKDGLRFHGLTPDGRNAHLGDPEVNRMIERIRQEFDLKKQQDLVHDFQRFMAPKVYNIPDNATLGFGLNWPILQNVAVYRNWTGGVATTEGNLHIWLDDTKPPARSA; the protein is encoded by the coding sequence TTGGCGAGCGCCGCGGCCGTGCTCGCGGCCTGCGGCGGGGGCGATGGCTCGCCGTCAGCGCCCAGGGACGCCAGCGGCCTGCTTTCCTTCCCCGTCGATACGACGGCGAAGGCGAGGCCAGGCGGCACCTACAAGGGCTACTTACCCAGCGACGTCCCCTCCATGGACCCGCTGTCATCGAACTCCGTCTTCACCCAGGCGTATGTCGCCTTTGGCACCTATCCGCGACTGCTGAAGTTCGCTTACGCCAAACACCCGGATAGCCCAACCGGCGAGCTCGAGGGTGACGCCGCCGAGTCCTTCGAGATGAGCGGCGACAAGCTGCAGCTCACGATGAGAGTCCGCCAGGGCATGAAGTGGGACAGCCGCACCCCAACCAACGGCCGCCTGCTGGACGCGGACGACGTCGTCTTCAGCTGGAACAAGTTCGCCCGCATCAGCCCCTTCGCCACCGAGCTCGTGTACAAGGCCGACACCAACCCAAACGCTCCCGTCGAGTCCATCTCCTCGCCAGACCCGCGCACTGTCATCTTCAAGCTGAAGGCTCCGGACGCTTCCACGCTGCCGCTCTTCGCCTACCAGCGAGGCTTCTGGGTGATGCCGCGCGAGTCCGACGGCGGCTTCGACCCCAAGGGCGAGGTAAGGGGCTACGGGCCCTGGCTCCTCGCCGACCACAAGCCCTCCGCCAGCTTCACCTGGAGCAAGAACCCCGACTACTACGTCCGGGGGCGCCCTTTCTACGACCGCATCGAGCAGCCCATCGTCCCCGAGTACGCGACGCAGCTGGCGCAATTCAAGGCCGGGAATATCTACCCCGGCGTCACGCGCCAGGAGGACGTGGTCCAGACCAAGCGCGATGTGCCCGCATTGGAGATGCGGCAGGGCACCAATTTCACCACGGCGATGGGCTTCCTCTGGTTTGGCTACGAGGGCAACTCCCCCTTCAAGGACGTACGCGTCCGCCAGGCCGTCGCCCTCCTCTACGACCGGGAGACCCTCATCGACGTGGTCGGCAACCGCGAGCGCTTCCGGACCGATGGGCTGGAGGTGCCCGCCCGCTACAACACCGTCGTAGCCGGCGGGTGGGAGGGCTTCTGGCTGGACCCCCAGGACGAGAAGAAATTCGGCGACGGGGCGAAATACTTCAAGTCGGACCCCGCGGAAGCGAAGAAGCTCCTCTCGGCCGCCGGATTCGCCAACGGCCTCGACACCGAGCTCATCTACAACGGCGCCACCAATTACGGCACCACCTACCACAAGATCGCCGAAGTGCTCGCCGGAATGTTCAGCGACGGTGGCGTCCGCGCGAAGCTAGGGCCCAAGGAGTACCAGAACGACTGGCTGCCCAACTATTACTACGCCTACTCGCAGGCCGCGAACCCCGGCAAGGCGCCGCCCGGCTTCAACGGCATCGGGCATGTGCCAGGCACCGTGTACCCCACCGTGGCGAGCGCCATCTTCGCGAACATGCACAAGGACGGCCTCCGCTTCCACGGCCTCACTCCGGACGGGCGCAACGCTCACCTCGGCGACCCCGAGGTCAACAGGATGATCGAGCGCATCCGCCAGGAATTCGACCTCAAGAAGCAGCAAGACCTGGTGCACGACTTCCAGCGCTTCATGGCGCCCAAGGTCTACAACATCCCGGACAACGCCACCTTGGGCTTCGGGCTAAACTGGCCGATCCTCCAGAACGTCGCCGTTTACCGCAACTGGACCGGCGGCGTCGCCACCACCGAAGGGAATCTGCACATCTGGCTCGACGACACAAAGCCGCCGGCCCGCAGCGCCTGA
- a CDS encoding ABC transporter substrate-binding protein — translation MTGSYWDKVIRQRLISRRAGLIGAASASIGLAALAAGCGGDSGTGGEQGESLLTRSVDTSKSAKPGGAFRSFVAADARGFDPHTNITSTSSDAVDRVYGRLTQFAPGLNGEFPNGTILPEHAESWEYTADRLQVTFKLRTDAKLDPRAPTNGRPVDAQDVIYSWERIEKIHPNRNGLAHSVSPDAPILSMQAPDSRTVVVKLAFEFPELLSDLSRGGQRFLILPREAEGSFDPRTDIRGSGPWTLSEYKPSSSLTYSKNPNWYRKDRPFVDKWEQPIVTEYTTRLAQFKAGAIFNAAIRLEDVLPTKRDLPQLQLYKDEWSTTVEPTIRFGLASPDSPFWDQRVRQAFSMLIDRETWIRVFGAVEEFEKAGLPIETRWMTHASVEGGVLPHEKEFGPNAKYYQLNIAEAKKLLSAAGYPNGFTTDVLYRSDGQAVFSRYDALVGMLKEGGGLNINVKVVDRVNEFDRLVRRGRGDWNGFSFDVGAASPSIAAFLWRRYANTGTVFAGFDRDGKDRLRGDPYVNEITNKMVRESDAQKRQSLIDDFVRYMADKMYEVPAGGQALGFRLVWPVIQNFGVFRAIVPQQESDIHLWLDQAKPPLASS, via the coding sequence GTGACAGGGAGCTATTGGGACAAGGTGATTAGGCAGCGCCTCATCAGCCGCCGGGCCGGCCTCATCGGCGCCGCCAGCGCTAGCATTGGCCTTGCGGCGCTTGCCGCTGGCTGCGGCGGCGACTCCGGGACCGGCGGGGAGCAGGGCGAGTCGCTCCTGACCAGGTCTGTCGACACTTCGAAATCCGCGAAGCCCGGCGGCGCTTTCAGGAGCTTCGTGGCTGCGGATGCCCGCGGCTTCGACCCGCACACCAACATCACCTCCACGTCAAGCGACGCCGTTGACCGCGTCTATGGACGCCTCACGCAGTTCGCGCCTGGCCTCAACGGGGAGTTCCCCAACGGCACAATCCTTCCCGAACACGCGGAGTCCTGGGAATACACCGCTGACCGCCTGCAGGTCACCTTCAAGCTGCGCACCGACGCCAAGCTTGACCCTCGCGCCCCTACGAACGGCAGGCCCGTTGACGCGCAGGACGTCATCTACAGCTGGGAGCGCATCGAGAAGATCCACCCGAACCGCAATGGCCTCGCCCACAGCGTCTCGCCTGATGCGCCAATCCTCTCGATGCAGGCGCCAGACAGCCGCACCGTCGTTGTCAAGCTCGCCTTCGAGTTCCCGGAACTGCTTTCCGACCTGAGCCGCGGTGGCCAGCGCTTCCTCATCCTCCCCCGCGAGGCCGAAGGCAGCTTCGACCCGAGGACCGATATCCGTGGCTCCGGCCCCTGGACGTTGAGCGAATACAAGCCATCGTCCTCCCTCACTTATTCGAAAAACCCCAACTGGTACCGGAAGGACCGGCCCTTCGTCGACAAGTGGGAGCAGCCCATCGTCACCGAGTACACGACGCGGCTGGCTCAGTTCAAGGCCGGAGCCATCTTCAACGCCGCCATCCGCCTCGAGGACGTGCTCCCCACGAAGCGCGACCTACCTCAACTCCAGCTGTACAAGGACGAGTGGAGCACGACCGTCGAGCCAACGATCCGCTTTGGCCTTGCCTCCCCTGACTCGCCGTTCTGGGACCAGCGCGTGCGCCAGGCCTTCTCGATGCTGATCGACCGCGAGACATGGATCCGCGTCTTCGGAGCCGTCGAGGAGTTCGAAAAGGCGGGCCTCCCCATCGAGACCCGCTGGATGACTCACGCCAGCGTCGAAGGTGGCGTCCTGCCTCATGAGAAGGAGTTCGGGCCAAACGCCAAGTACTACCAGCTCAACATCGCGGAGGCAAAGAAGCTCCTCAGCGCCGCAGGCTACCCTAACGGCTTCACAACCGACGTCCTGTACCGCTCCGACGGCCAGGCGGTCTTTTCGCGCTATGACGCGCTCGTCGGCATGCTCAAGGAAGGAGGCGGCCTGAACATCAACGTCAAGGTCGTCGACCGGGTCAACGAGTTCGACAGGCTGGTACGCCGCGGCCGTGGCGATTGGAACGGCTTCTCCTTCGACGTCGGCGCCGCCTCCCCCTCCATTGCTGCCTTCCTCTGGCGCCGCTACGCCAACACCGGCACGGTGTTCGCCGGCTTCGACCGCGACGGCAAGGACCGCCTGCGCGGCGACCCGTACGTAAACGAAATCACAAACAAGATGGTGCGCGAGTCCGACGCCCAGAAACGCCAGTCCCTCATCGATGACTTCGTGCGCTACATGGCGGATAAGATGTACGAGGTTCCGGCCGGCGGCCAGGCCCTCGGCTTCCGGCTGGTCTGGCCCGTGATTCAGAATTTCGGCGTCTTTCGCGCCATCGTCCCCCAGCAGGAGAGCGACATCCACCTCTGGCTGGACCAGGCCAAACCGCCACTCGCGAGCTCATGA
- a CDS encoding APC family permease, whose product MAQRGEPGGKDGEKPAEREPEPSVVRLERRRPPAEAGLFERVRTSRAGERTLRRERASEAKLRRIGEAEYEATPLAIRPETRLGRFWAATRALLIGPPLASAQLAHERLSKVKALAVFSSDNLSSSAYATEEMLLVLILAGTGALVDAMPISVAIALLAAIVATSYRQLIRAYPGGGGAYQVTKENLGVLPSLLIGSTLFVDYVLTVAVSTAAGVAAVTSAVPDLFDFRIELAIAFVALLTLGNLRGIRESGTLFAVPPYFFLLTFGGMLVVGIVRLALGDDLTAGEPPHPVEAGTQTLSVFLLLRAFASGCAALTGIEAIADGVPSFKPPEAKNASTTLMWMAGILSAFFLGTTFLATQLEVRPSETQTVVAQIAHVVFGGGVLFYAVQVGTAMILVLAANTAFAGLPTLASVMARDGVAPKQFSFRGDRLAFSNGILVLGLASAAVLFAFDAKTHNLVPLYAFGVFTAFTLSQAGMVVYWKRSKEPGSRGALIINFVGMVATGIVGVIVGATKFVDGAWLSMTAMALILLLLWRIRVHYREAQAQLGQGLATEEHVAAQYYSTAAKRVQPIVLVPIEEIDLAALRTVAYARSLSQNAVAIHVSDSRESAEALHRRWEESVPDVPLVIVESPYRSLVEPIIAYLDRVERTQPNAMITVVLPEFITHRPWQQFLHNQLSQRLKKALMDRPNTVIVEVPYHLTR is encoded by the coding sequence ATGGCCCAGCGCGGCGAGCCGGGCGGCAAGGACGGAGAGAAGCCGGCCGAACGTGAGCCCGAACCGAGCGTAGTCCGCCTCGAACGGCGGCGCCCTCCTGCCGAGGCCGGCCTCTTCGAGCGCGTCCGCACCAGCCGCGCCGGCGAGCGCACTCTCCGCCGCGAGCGAGCGAGCGAGGCGAAGCTCCGCCGCATTGGCGAAGCCGAGTACGAGGCGACGCCCCTCGCCATCAGGCCGGAGACCCGCCTGGGACGCTTCTGGGCCGCGACGCGCGCCCTCCTCATCGGGCCCCCGCTCGCTTCAGCCCAGCTAGCTCACGAGCGCCTGAGCAAGGTCAAGGCGCTCGCCGTCTTCTCATCGGACAACCTTTCGTCCTCCGCTTACGCCACGGAGGAGATGCTGCTGGTCCTCATCCTCGCCGGGACCGGCGCGCTCGTGGATGCCATGCCGATCTCGGTCGCCATCGCCCTCCTGGCAGCCATCGTCGCCACTTCGTACCGCCAGCTCATCCGCGCCTACCCCGGGGGTGGCGGCGCCTATCAGGTGACGAAGGAGAACCTCGGCGTCCTCCCTTCCTTGCTCATCGGCTCCACCCTCTTCGTCGACTACGTCCTCACGGTCGCCGTGTCGACTGCCGCCGGCGTAGCGGCCGTCACCTCGGCTGTGCCGGACCTGTTCGACTTCCGAATAGAGCTCGCGATTGCCTTCGTTGCCCTCCTGACCCTCGGCAACCTGCGCGGCATCCGCGAGTCCGGCACCCTCTTCGCCGTGCCCCCTTACTTCTTCCTCCTGACATTCGGCGGCATGCTGGTCGTGGGCATCGTTCGCCTCGCCCTAGGCGACGACCTCACCGCCGGCGAGCCGCCCCACCCTGTCGAGGCCGGCACTCAGACTCTCAGCGTGTTCTTGCTGCTGCGCGCCTTCGCCTCCGGCTGCGCAGCCCTCACGGGGATCGAAGCCATCGCCGATGGCGTCCCGTCGTTCAAGCCGCCCGAGGCGAAGAACGCCTCTACCACCCTCATGTGGATGGCGGGCATCCTCTCCGCCTTCTTCCTGGGCACGACTTTCCTCGCCACACAACTCGAGGTACGGCCTTCAGAGACGCAGACGGTCGTGGCCCAGATCGCCCACGTCGTCTTCGGCGGTGGCGTCCTGTTCTACGCCGTGCAGGTCGGCACGGCGATGATCCTCGTGCTCGCCGCCAACACCGCCTTCGCCGGACTGCCCACCCTGGCGTCCGTAATGGCCCGCGATGGCGTCGCCCCGAAGCAGTTCAGCTTCCGGGGCGACCGGCTTGCCTTCTCGAACGGCATCCTCGTCCTCGGGCTCGCTTCGGCGGCCGTGCTCTTCGCCTTCGACGCCAAGACGCACAACCTCGTGCCCCTCTACGCCTTCGGCGTGTTCACCGCCTTCACTCTCTCCCAGGCCGGGATGGTCGTCTACTGGAAACGCAGCAAGGAGCCCGGCTCTCGCGGCGCGTTGATCATCAACTTCGTCGGCATGGTCGCGACCGGGATCGTCGGCGTCATCGTCGGGGCCACGAAGTTCGTCGACGGCGCATGGTTGTCCATGACGGCGATGGCCCTGATCCTCCTCTTGCTCTGGCGCATCCGCGTGCACTATCGCGAGGCCCAGGCGCAGTTGGGCCAGGGCCTCGCCACCGAGGAGCACGTCGCCGCCCAGTACTACAGCACCGCGGCCAAGCGCGTGCAGCCCATCGTCCTGGTCCCGATCGAGGAGATCGACCTCGCCGCCCTGCGCACTGTGGCCTACGCGCGCTCCCTCTCGCAGAACGCCGTGGCCATCCATGTCTCCGACAGCCGCGAGAGCGCAGAGGCCCTGCACCGGCGCTGGGAGGAGTCTGTGCCCGACGTGCCCCTGGTGATCGTGGAGTCGCCCTACCGCTCGCTGGTAGAGCCGATCATCGCCTACCTTGACCGCGTCGAGCGCACCCAGCCTAACGCCATGATTACGGTTGTCCTGCCGGAGTTCATTACCCACCGCCCCTGGCAGCAGTTCCTCCACAACCAGCTCTCGCAACGCCTGAAGAAGGCCCTCATGGACCGGCCCAACACCGTAATCGTCGAAGTCCCCTACCACCTCACGCGCTAA